The genomic stretch TGCGCGGCGGACGAGGCCGAGCGGCTGGCCGGCTATCCGAGGCAGTACAGCCGGGCCCTGGTCGTCGGCTTCAACTACCACCGCCCGGTGCGCGGCCGCGGCGCGGGCATCTTCCTGCACGTCGACGGCCGTGGGGCGACGGCGGGCTGTGTGTCCGTACCGGCCCGTGCGATGGCCCGCATCGTGTCCTGGGTGCGGCCCGCCGCCCGGCCGCACATCGCGATCGGCACGGACTCCGGCCCCACGGCGATCACCCGCTACTGACCGGGCCGGGGCTCGCCACGAGGGGGAAGTGGCAGGCGACGCGGTGCCCCGGCCCGGCCGGCTCGGTGGGTGCCGGCTCGCTGTGCGCGCAGCGGGCGCGGGCCGCCGGACAGCGGGTACGGAAGCGGCAGCCGGAGGGCGGCGCGGCGGCCGAGGGTGTCTCGCCGGTCAGCGGCGCGCCCGCGGCGGGGGCCGACGGACCAGGCGCGTCGACCGTGTCGAGGAGCCCTCGGGTGTACGGGTGCAGGGGCCGCTCGAAGACCTCGCGGGCCGGGCCGGTCTCGACCAGTTTCCCCAGGTACATCACGCCGACGGTGTCCGCGAGGTGCCGGACCACCGCCAGGTCGTGGGAGATGAACAGATACGTCAGCCCGCGGTCGCGCTGGAGGTCGCGCATGAGGTTGAGGATCTGCGCCTGTACGGACACGTCGAGCGCGGAGACCGGTTCGTCGGCGACGACGAGGGACGGGGAGAGGGCGAGCGCGCGGGCCAGGCCGAGGCGCTGGCGCTGGCCGCCGGAGAATTCGTGCGGGTAGCGGTCCACGGCGCCGCGCGGCAGGCCCACGTCGTCGAGGAGGGCGGCGACCCGCCGCTGCTGCGCGGCACGGTCGCCGATGCCCTGGATGACCAGCGGCTCGCGCAGGATGGTGCCGACGCGCATCCTGGGGTCCATGGACGCGTAGGAGTCCTGGAACATCAGCTGGACTTCGCGGCGGTGGGCGCGCAGTTCGCGGCGGGACAGGGCGCCGATGTCGCGGCCCGCGAAGCGGACCGTGCCGTCCGTCGGCGGCTCCAGGCCGACGACCAGCCGCCCGAGGGTGGACTTGCCGCAGCCGGACTCGCCCACGATGCCGAAGGTCTCGCCGCGCGTGACGGTGAGGCTGACCCCGGCGACGGCACCGACTTCCCGGGCGCCCTTGCGGCGGGCGAAGGGCCCGGCGTGCAGGGCGTAGCGCTTGGTGACGTTGTCGAGGTCGAGGAGGATGCCGGGGTCGGCGGGGCGGCGGTCCGGCGAGGGTTCCACGACGGCTGCGGGCTCCGTTGCGGCCACGGGCTCGGCGGCGGCCGGGTGGAAACACGCGTACGCATGCCCCGGGTCCCCCGCCAGGGCGGGTTCCTCCGTACGGCACTCGGCTGTCGCATGGGCGCAGCGCGGTGCGAAGCGGCAGCCGACGGGGCGGGTGAGGAGGGCGGGCGGCAGGCCGGGGATGGTGGCGAGGGGGGTGTGTCCGGCCGTGGCGCGCTCGGGGAGGGCGGCGAACAGGGCCTCGGTGTACCGGTGGCGTGGCGCCGCGAACAGGCTCCGTACGCCCGCGCGCTCGGCGACCCTGCCGCCGTACAGCACCGCGACCCGGTCCACCCGCTTGGCGATGACGCCGAGGTCGTGGGTGACCAGGATCATCGCCATGCCGAGGCGGGCGCGCAGGTCGTCGACGAGTTCCAGGATCTGGTGCTGGGTGGTGACGTCGAGGGCGGTGGTCGGCTCGTCGGCGATCAGCAGCCGCGGCTCGCACACCAGGGCCATGGCGATCGCGACGCGCTGGCGCATACCGCCGCTGAGCTGGTGCGGGTAGTTCCGCATCCGCTCGGCGGGCCGGGGCATGCCGACCAGCCGCAGCGTCTCCTCGGCCTTCGCCCAGGCGTCCCGCCGGGTCGTCTCCCGGTGCAGCAGCAGCGGTTCGGCGACCTGGGCGCCGATGGTCGTGGTCGGGTTGAGGGAGGTGAGCGGGTCCTGGAAGACCATGCCGATGGTGTTGCCGCGCACGTCCCGCAGGACGGGTTCGGGGGCGGCGGCGAGGTCCGTCGGGCCGCCGGTGCCGTCCTGGAAGAGGATGCGGCCCCCGGTGATCCGGCCGCCGTTCGGCAGCAGGCCGAGGACGGACAGCGCCGTCATGGTCTTGCCGCAGCCGGACTCGCCCACGATGCCGAGGGCTTCGCCGGGGGCGAGGTCGAGGCTGACGCCGTCCAGGGCGTGCACGGTGCGGTCGCGGCCGGTGATCTCGACGTGCAGGTCCTCGACGGCCAGCAGCGGCGCGGCGGTGCCGGGCGCGGGGCGGGCGGTCGCGGGCAGGGGGTCGGCGGTCATGGGCCCTTCCTCAGCTCTTCCGGAGGCGCACGTCGAAGGCGTCCCGCAGGCCGTCCCCGATGAAGTTGAACGCGGCGACGACGAGGACGACGGCCAGGCCCGGCGGGAAGATCAGCCACCAGTGGCCGACCTGGGTGTAGGTGATGCCGGCGGAGAGCATGGAGCCCCAGTCGGCGGCGGGCGGCGGGACGGACAGGCCCAGGAAGGAGAGGTAGGCGACGTAGAGGATGGCGTCGGCGACCTGGAAGGTGGCGTTGACGGCGACGGTTCCCACGGCGCCGGGCAGGATGTGCCGGAAGACGGCCCGGGTCCCGCCGCCGCCCATCAGGCGCATGGCGTGGACGTAGTCGCGGCTGCGCAGGGCGAGCGCCTCGCCGCGGATGAGGCGGGCCGGGGACAGCCAGGCCACCGAGGCGATGATCAGGATGAGTACGGGCTTGCCGGGAGTGACGATGGCGGCGACCACGACCAGCAGGAACAGCGCGGGGATGGCGAGCGCCGCGTCGGTGACGCGCATCATGACCGCGTCCGCCCAGCCGCCGAAGTAGCCCGCGACCGCGCCGTAGACGGTCCCGAAGAGGGTGGCCAGCAGCCCGGCGGCGAGGCCGACTTCGAGGGAGGTCTGCCCGCCGTACATCAGCCGGCCGAGCATGTCGTAGCCGAGGTCGGTGGTGCCCAGGAGGTGGCCGGGGCTGCCGGGCGGCAGGCTGGCCTGCGAGAGGTCGGTGTGGGTCTGGTCGGTGGGGTGGAGGAGCGGGCCGAGGTAGCACAGGGCCAGCAGGCCGAGCAGGACGACGGCGCCGGTGAGGGCGAGTTTGTTGCGGGTGAAGACGGCGAGGGTGCGGCGCGGCGGTCCGGGGGCGGCGGGTGCCGCGCCGGGGTCGGCGGGGCCGGCTGCTGGTGCGGTCCCGTCGCTGCTGGGCGCGTCCATGAAGGGTGCGGTCACGACACGCTCCTGATGCGGGGGTCCAGTACGGCGTAGGCGATGTCGGTGATCAGTGAGCCGAGCACGGTGGCCACGCCGACGACCAGGGTGACGCCGAGCAGGACGGGGAAGTCCGAGCCCTGGGCGGCGTTCCAGAACAGCAGCCCCATGCCCGGGTAGTTGAACATCGACTCGACGACGAGGAGGCCGCTGAAGAGGGTGGGGAGGTAGAGCCCGAGGAGGGTGGCGAGCGGGATCAGCGCGTTGCGCAGCACGTGCCGGGCCATGACGCGGGCGTTCGACTGGCCCTTGGCGCGCGCGGTGCGCACGTAGTCCTCTTCGAGGTTGTCCAGGACGGCCGAGCGCATGTAGCGGCTGAACGCGGCGATGATGCCGAGCGCGGTGGTCACCACGGGCAGGACCAGCGCGGGAGCGTCGGCGAGCAGACCGCCGACGGTGTCGGCCTGCGGTGCCTCGGCCGGGAAGATCTGGAGCTGCTGGCTGAAGACGAGGATGAGGACGAGGCCGAGGAAGAAGACCGGGGTGGCGTAGGCGAGGAAGGCGGCGCCGGTGAGCAGGTGGTCGGCGGCCCCGCCGCGGCGTACGGCCTGGAGGACGCCGAGCGGTACGGCCAGCGCGGCGGCGAGCGCGATCGACAGTCCGGCCAGCAGCGCGGACTTGGGGAGGCGTTCGCCGAGCAGCGAGGTGACGGACTGGTTGAGCTTGTAGGATGCGCCCAGGTCGCCGGTGAGCAGCCGCCCGAGGTACATCACGTACTGCTGCGGCAGGGAACGGTCGTAGCCCTGCTGGTGGTTGAAGTGGGCGACGGCCTCCGGGGTGGCCTTGACGCCGAGGATGGCGCGGGCCGGGCCGCCGGGCAGCAGGTGCAGCAGCACGAAGACGATGACGGAGACCAGCAGCAGCACGACGGCGGCCTGGGCCAGGCGCTTGGCCAGGAAGCGGATCACCGGCCCGTACCGCCCTTCTTGACGAAGTACCAGTCCTGCGGCGCGAGGCTCAGGGTGGGGTTCTGGTCGATGCCGCGCAGGTCGTTGCGGATGACGGAGACCTGGTAGGCCGGGTTGGGTGTCCAGAGGACGGGCACCTGATCGGCGGTGTAGCGGGCGTAGTCGCGCATCGCGGACGGGTCGTCGGAGTACTCGGTCTTCCTGATCAGTTCGTCGGCCTTCGGATCGGACCAGTTGCCCATGTTGGAGGGCGCGCCGGTGGCGAAGAGGGATTCGCCGCTGGCCACGGTCGGGAAGTACCAGCTGCCCTGCGTCCCGAAGAAGCCCAGCTGCCAGGCCGAGCAGACCGGTTCGGTCGTCTTGCAGGGGACGGTGGTGCCCAGGACGGTGTTCAGCGGCTGCTGCCGGATGTCCAGGGTGATGCCGGCCTTTTCCAGGGCGGACTTGATCTCCTGCACGGTGTTGGACGTCTCGGTGGAGCCGGACTGGGAGAGGAGTTCCAGGCGCAGCGGCTGCCCGGCGGTGATGTCCTTGCCGCACCGGTCCGGTCCGGTGCCGGGGCGCGCGCAGCGCAGCCGTCCGTCGGTGCGCTGCCAGCCGTGCGCGGTGAGCAGCGCTTCCGCCTTCTTCGGGTCGTACGGGAAGGGGTCGCGGTCGAGCTGCCCGGCGGGTACCGGGCCGCGGGTGGGCTCGGCGCTGCCGTGCCAGACCACGTCCGAGATCGCCCGCTGGTCGATGAGGTGCTGGAGGGCGCGGCGCAGGTAGGTCTGGCGGAGCAGCGGGCCCGCGGTGGGGTGGTTGAAGTTCAGGACGATGTAGGTGATCGCCCAGCCTTCCCACGGGTCGACGCGGTAGCCCAGCTTCTCGAAGCTCGCGGAGCGGGCCGTCACGGACGGCGGGATGTAGCCGTAGTCCACACCGCCCGCGCGCAGCACGTTGAATTCGGAATCCGCGGTGGTGAACGGTTTGAGGACGACGCGGTCGAGATGGGGTGTGTCCGGGCCGCCGTACTGCTTGTTGGGAATCAGCGACACCTGTCCGGAGGTGGTCCACTTCTCGATGCGCCAGGGTCCGCTGACGGTTTTCCAGAGCGGGTCGGTGGCGAACTCGGAGAGCTTCCCGGCGTGTTCCAGCAGGCGCGCGAAAACCTTTTTCGGGTTCTCGTCGTGCGGGTTCCATGCGTGCTTGGGCAGCGGGGTGAAATCCTGGAGCTGGTTGCCGGTGAACCAGGCGGGGTTGTACGGGCGGTCCAGGCGCAGCCGGAAGGTGTGGTCGTCCAGCACCTCGAACTTCTTGACGTTGTCGGGCAGCAGACCCGGCGAGTAGCCCGCCCACTCCTCCTTGTCGTGCTTGATCAGGTCGTACCAGAACTCCACGTCGCGGCTGGTGACGGGCGTCCCGTCGGACCAGCGGTAGCCCTTCTTGAGCGCGATGGTGACGGTGGTGTTGCGGTCGCTGTAGCGGGGCTGTTCGGCGAGGTTGCGCGGGCTGTCCATGGTCAGGCCCGCGCCCTCCTTCTCGGCCGTGTAGAGGGGCGGGTAGAGCAGGTCCTGTACGGCGTTGTTGTACGAGGCCAGGTAGCCGGCCGTACCGATCGGGAAGATCCAGTTGGGGGTGGCGGCGGGCGGCAGCGCCATGGTGGCCGTACCGCCCTCGACGCGGGTGCCGCCGGTGGTTCCGAGGCTGGTGACGGCGCCGTCCTCGGGGCCGCATCCGGTGAGCGTGGCGGCGCCCAGCAGCAGTGCGGCCAGGGCGCCGAGCAGGGCGTGGACGGGGCCGCGTCGGCGGGTGCTGCGCGGGCCCATGCTGCCTCCGGAAGGTCGGCCGGTGGAAGAGTGCGAGAAAAGTACGGACGGCCGGGAAAAGAAGTCAAGGGTCTGGCAGAACATCGCCAATTGGTGTGGACTGAAAGCCACTTGCTCCCTGGTCTTTGTTCGGCTGCCGAAGAAAGACCAGGACCGTATTCCGACGTTCTCCGCGAAGGGCGCCGTAGATGACCGCCGCTGAGATCCCGCCATGACCACCACCGAACCCGGCTCCGCCGCGCACGTCCTCGAACTCGTCGCGACCGGCACCGCCCGCTCGCGCGCCGACCTCGTACGGGAACTGGGGCTCGCCGCCTCCACCGTCTCCGCCCGCGTCCAGGAACTGGTCGACGCCGGGCTGCTGACCGAGTCCGGGGAAGGCGCCTCGCGCGGCGGGCGCCGCCCGCGGCTGCTGCGCGTCCCGGACGGCGGCACCGTCGCGCTCGCCGCCGACCTGGGCAGCCACCACATCCGTACCGGCGCGGTCGGCCTGACCGGAACCGGCTACGACATCGACGAGTGCGCCTTCGACCTGACGGCCGGACCGGAACCGGCCGTCGGCCTGCTCGCCGAGCGGCTGACCGCGCTGGCCGCCCGGCAGCGCGCGGCGGGCCGCGCCGTGTGCGGGGTGGGCGTCGGCTTCCCCGGGCCCGTCGATCCCGCGTCCGGCCGGGTCATCGCCCCGTCCCGGATGCCGGGCTGGCATCTGTACGCGCTGCGCGACCGGCTCGCCGAGCGGACCGGCCTGCCGGTCCTGGTCGACAACGACGCCAACGTCCTGGCCCTGGGCGAGCACCGGGCCGCCCACCCGGACCTGCGGCACCTGGTCGTGGTCAAGGCGGGCCGCGGCATCGGCTCCGGGGTGATCAGCCACGGCCGGCTCTACCGGGGCGCCCGCGGCTGCGCCGGCGACATCAGCCACGTACGGGTGGACGCCGCCGCCGAACGCCCCTGCTCCTGCGGGAACATCGGCTGCCTGGAGACCGTGGCCAGCGGCGCGGCCATCGCCGCCGCCCTGCGCGAGCGGGGCACCGGCGCGGACTCCACCACCGACATCCTGCGGCTCGTCGAGAACGGCGAACCGCACGCCACCACCCTGGTGCGGCAGGCCGGGCGGCACATCGGCGCGGTGCTGGGCGTGGTGGTGAACTTCTTCAACCCGCAGGCCGTGGTGCTGGGCGGCGCGCTGTCCGCCGCGGAACCGCTGGTCGCGGCCGTGCGCGGGGTGCTGTACGAGCGCTGTCTGCCGATGGCCACGAGCGAGCTGTCCATCGTGGCCGCGAGCCGCGGCCCGGACGCGGGCCTGCTCGGTGCCGGACACGCCGCACTGCGCG from Streptomyces albofaciens JCM 4342 encodes the following:
- a CDS encoding ABC transporter ATP-binding protein, which encodes MTADPLPATARPAPGTAAPLLAVEDLHVEITGRDRTVHALDGVSLDLAPGEALGIVGESGCGKTMTALSVLGLLPNGGRITGGRILFQDGTGGPTDLAAAPEPVLRDVRGNTIGMVFQDPLTSLNPTTTIGAQVAEPLLLHRETTRRDAWAKAEETLRLVGMPRPAERMRNYPHQLSGGMRQRVAIAMALVCEPRLLIADEPTTALDVTTQHQILELVDDLRARLGMAMILVTHDLGVIAKRVDRVAVLYGGRVAERAGVRSLFAAPRHRYTEALFAALPERATAGHTPLATIPGLPPALLTRPVGCRFAPRCAHATAECRTEEPALAGDPGHAYACFHPAAAEPVAATEPAAVVEPSPDRRPADPGILLDLDNVTKRYALHAGPFARRKGAREVGAVAGVSLTVTRGETFGIVGESGCGKSTLGRLVVGLEPPTDGTVRFAGRDIGALSRRELRAHRREVQLMFQDSYASMDPRMRVGTILREPLVIQGIGDRAAQQRRVAALLDDVGLPRGAVDRYPHEFSGGQRQRLGLARALALSPSLVVADEPVSALDVSVQAQILNLMRDLQRDRGLTYLFISHDLAVVRHLADTVGVMYLGKLVETGPAREVFERPLHPYTRGLLDTVDAPGPSAPAAGAPLTGETPSAAAPPSGCRFRTRCPAARARCAHSEPAPTEPAGPGHRVACHFPLVASPGPVSSG
- a CDS encoding ABC transporter permease; the encoded protein is MDAPSSDGTAPAAGPADPGAAPAAPGPPRRTLAVFTRNKLALTGAVVLLGLLALCYLGPLLHPTDQTHTDLSQASLPPGSPGHLLGTTDLGYDMLGRLMYGGQTSLEVGLAAGLLATLFGTVYGAVAGYFGGWADAVMMRVTDAALAIPALFLLVVVAAIVTPGKPVLILIIASVAWLSPARLIRGEALALRSRDYVHAMRLMGGGGTRAVFRHILPGAVGTVAVNATFQVADAILYVAYLSFLGLSVPPPAADWGSMLSAGITYTQVGHWWLIFPPGLAVVLVVAAFNFIGDGLRDAFDVRLRKS
- a CDS encoding ABC transporter permease; amino-acid sequence: MIRFLAKRLAQAAVVLLLVSVIVFVLLHLLPGGPARAILGVKATPEAVAHFNHQQGYDRSLPQQYVMYLGRLLTGDLGASYKLNQSVTSLLGERLPKSALLAGLSIALAAALAVPLGVLQAVRRGGAADHLLTGAAFLAYATPVFFLGLVLILVFSQQLQIFPAEAPQADTVGGLLADAPALVLPVVTTALGIIAAFSRYMRSAVLDNLEEDYVRTARAKGQSNARVMARHVLRNALIPLATLLGLYLPTLFSGLLVVESMFNYPGMGLLFWNAAQGSDFPVLLGVTLVVGVATVLGSLITDIAYAVLDPRIRSVS
- a CDS encoding peptide ABC transporter substrate-binding protein gives rise to the protein MGPRSTRRRGPVHALLGALAALLLGAATLTGCGPEDGAVTSLGTTGGTRVEGGTATMALPPAATPNWIFPIGTAGYLASYNNAVQDLLYPPLYTAEKEGAGLTMDSPRNLAEQPRYSDRNTTVTIALKKGYRWSDGTPVTSRDVEFWYDLIKHDKEEWAGYSPGLLPDNVKKFEVLDDHTFRLRLDRPYNPAWFTGNQLQDFTPLPKHAWNPHDENPKKVFARLLEHAGKLSEFATDPLWKTVSGPWRIEKWTTSGQVSLIPNKQYGGPDTPHLDRVVLKPFTTADSEFNVLRAGGVDYGYIPPSVTARSASFEKLGYRVDPWEGWAITYIVLNFNHPTAGPLLRQTYLRRALQHLIDQRAISDVVWHGSAEPTRGPVPAGQLDRDPFPYDPKKAEALLTAHGWQRTDGRLRCARPGTGPDRCGKDITAGQPLRLELLSQSGSTETSNTVQEIKSALEKAGITLDIRQQPLNTVLGTTVPCKTTEPVCSAWQLGFFGTQGSWYFPTVASGESLFATGAPSNMGNWSDPKADELIRKTEYSDDPSAMRDYARYTADQVPVLWTPNPAYQVSVIRNDLRGIDQNPTLSLAPQDWYFVKKGGTGR
- a CDS encoding ROK family transcriptional regulator, producing the protein MTTTEPGSAAHVLELVATGTARSRADLVRELGLAASTVSARVQELVDAGLLTESGEGASRGGRRPRLLRVPDGGTVALAADLGSHHIRTGAVGLTGTGYDIDECAFDLTAGPEPAVGLLAERLTALAARQRAAGRAVCGVGVGFPGPVDPASGRVIAPSRMPGWHLYALRDRLAERTGLPVLVDNDANVLALGEHRAAHPDLRHLVVVKAGRGIGSGVISHGRLYRGARGCAGDISHVRVDAAAERPCSCGNIGCLETVASGAAIAAALRERGTGADSTTDILRLVENGEPHATTLVRQAGRHIGAVLGVVVNFFNPQAVVLGGALSAAEPLVAAVRGVLYERCLPMATSELSIVAASRGPDAGLLGAGHAALRELAAGGGLPLVRT